Below is a window of Haloterrigena alkaliphila DNA.
CCGTCCTCGCCCGCGCGCTCGAGGCGCTATCACCTCTCGGACTGCTCTACTACGGCGATTCGGTGCTGCTGTTCCTGTGGTTCCTGCCGTCGCTCGCGATTTCGATCGCTCTCGTCTACGCCGTCGTCGCCGTCGAGAAGACCCGGTACCTGCTGCCGGTCGCCGCCACGTTCCACGTCGTGGGGATCCTCGACCAGAGTTACCCGATGCTCGTCGACGTCCCGTTCGTGACTCGAGACGCGCTGTTCTTCGGGTTCTTCTACACGAGCGTCGGCTACTGCATCGGCTCGTGGCAGTGGTCGCCGAGCCGCGACCGGAGCGGGCTGTACCTCGCCGCGACGGTGACGTTCGGCGCGATTCACCTCGCCGAGCGGTACGTCCTCGGCTACGTGCTGACGGGCGACTCGATCGCGCAGGGCGTCTACGTCACCAAGTACACCGCGACGACCCCGCTGTTCGCGACGGCGCTGTTCGTCTACGTCCTCTCGAGGCCGACCCTCGGGAAGGGAACGGGGCTGCCCTGGCTCGGGAGTCACGCGGTCTGGATCTACGTCGTCCACCCCCTCGTCCTGTTCTCGCTCGTCGGGGTGAGCGGGGCCGTCGAACTGCTCGGCTACGACCTCGGCGAGAGCGCCCTCTGGCACGTGGCGCTGTCGACGCTCACGTACGCCGGCGCGCTGGCTATCTCCCTGTTTCTCACGCGGACGACGCTTCTCCGGCGGGCGAGTCGCGTCACCTCCCGGGACCGCCTCCGAACCGTGGTGAACGCGATGGTAGGCGGGCGAAACTGACCCGCGCGGTCGGAATCGGCCTCGCGTCGGCGGTGGCTATCGCGTCGGCAGTGGCTACGCCGCGGTCGCGTCGCGGGCGGTCGTTTCGCAGCACCGCGACGGGTCGCTGGGCCGAATCGAGGGACGGCTTGCTGGCTGGCCAACGGTTATCCGTCCGCCGGGAATAGCACGCCCGTGAGCAGCGACACGATCCAAAACGAGAGCGACACGTTCGATATCGGCGACACGACCATCCACCGGCTCGGGTACGGGGCGATGCGCATCACCGGCGACGAGATCATCGGCCCGCCCGAGGACGAGGCCCAGGCCCGCG
It encodes the following:
- a CDS encoding acyltransferase; the encoded protein is MRERIYSIDAVRAVAMAFIVAIHADLFRGLGATGNAVNLVIDTVGRFAVPFFFLTSGYLFARKCTRTEPAAYVRAHLERVGSIYGYAVLGYFPLVLLVAAGGTARAGGDVSSAVLARALEALSPLGLLYYGDSVLLFLWFLPSLAISIALVYAVVAVEKTRYLLPVAATFHVVGILDQSYPMLVDVPFVTRDALFFGFFYTSVGYCIGSWQWSPSRDRSGLYLAATVTFGAIHLAERYVLGYVLTGDSIAQGVYVTKYTATTPLFATALFVYVLSRPTLGKGTGLPWLGSHAVWIYVVHPLVLFSLVGVSGAVELLGYDLGESALWHVALSTLTYAGALAISLFLTRTTLLRRASRVTSRDRLRTVVNAMVGGRN